From one Eucalyptus grandis isolate ANBG69807.140 chromosome 9, ASM1654582v1, whole genome shotgun sequence genomic stretch:
- the LOC104422812 gene encoding putative F-box protein At1g65770: protein MENTVPWSDLPEELWCMIGKKLDTPTDVCRFRSVCSSWRSLIPPLPHGNNPPLFPLQLPLRPGQKPAFVTRSTIYRLQPPEESGPAFGWLVKLEGSGEPGRPLRLLNPLSKEPIKYKPDFFPSVLNTLDFRVTEIVKEYAVEVDDGAIFRRVAKVALFPDSAWADAGECAVVGILEEGKLGHWRYGDEEWSVIEGQDCHFDDVMVYKGQFYAVDRLGTVSWINPSFQVQRFSPHMCGGGDRKHMVEAGGDLYVVDRYLGRGAVTRYQNNREVGLETVKFIVYRLDQERGTWDEVRRLGDVALFLGDHSCFSVSVQEFGGCVGNCIYFTELSNFYGVKVHVFCMEDHSIKRAAFSPDYLRILWPPPAWISPSPCPLDPKNMRTVYSLIWNGFDL from the coding sequence ATGGAGAACACCGTGCCATGGTCCGATCTCCCCGAAGAGCTCTGGTGTATGATCGGGAAGAAGCTCGACACCCCCACCGACGTCTGCCGGTTCCGCAGCGTCTGCTCTTCTTGGCGTTCTCTGATCCCTCCGCTCCCCCATGGCAACAACCCTCCTCTGTTTCCCCTGCAGCTCCCTCTCCGGCCGGGCCAAAAGCCCGCCTTCGTCACTCGATCCACGATCTACCGCCTCCAGCCGCCGGAAGAATCCGGCCCGGCCTTTGGCTGGCTGGTCAAGCTCGAGGGATCCGGCGAGCCGGGCCGCCCGCTCCGCCTCCTGAATCCGCTCTCGAAGGAGCCGATCAAGTACAAGCCCGATTTTTTTCCTAGCGTGTTGAACACTTTGGACTTCAGGGTCACCGAGATTGTCAAAGAGTACGCTGTCGAGGTCGATGACGGGGCCATTTTCCGCCGTGTCGCGAAGGTAGCTTTGTTCCCTGATTCGGCGTGGGCCGATGCAGGGGAGTGTGCGGTGGTTGGGATTCTTGAGGAAGGGAAATTGGGGCATTGGAGATATGGGGATGAGGAATGGAGTGTGATCGAAGGCCAAGATTGTCATTTTGATGATGTCATGGTCTACAAAGGGCAGTTCTATGCCGTGGATAGGCTTGGGACAGTGTCATGGATCAACCCGTCTTTCCAGGTCCAGCGATTCTCACCACACATGTGCGGTGGCGGTGACAGGAAGCACATGGTGGAGGCGGGCGGCGACCTCTACGTGGTGGACCGGTACCTCGGGAGGGGCGCTGTGACAAGGTACCAGAACAACCGGGAGGTCGGCTTGGAGACGGTTAAGTTTATAGTATATAGGTTGGATCAAGAACGGGGCACATGGGATGAAGTGAGGAGGCTCGGTGATGTGGCCCTGTTTCTGGGTGATCACAGTTGCTTCTCAGTGTCTGTGCAAGAGTTCGGTGGGTGCGTTGGGAACTGCATTTACTTCACTGAATTGAGTAATTTTTATGGTGTTAAAGTCCATGTCTTTTGCATGGAGGACCATAGCATCAAGAGGGCGGCATTCTCCCCGGACTACTTGAGGATCCTGTGGCCGCCACCGGCTTGGATCAGCCCGAGCCCATGCCCCCTCGATCCGAAAAACATGAGGACAGTTTATAGTTTGATCTGGAACGGATTCGATCTCTAG
- the LOC104420188 gene encoding citrate-binding protein, with protein MARLLLSISLCLGLVHHVASSGPVDPTKGFASLPLNQSNFHVQRPYDVPEDERYSFRHGVHKLWVYSSDEPHTPTSRTKPRTEIRISGYDYSSGVWQFEGYAYVPRGTSGVCIMQVFGASPHATTAALVVYNGSLSYYTNTVLLENVYDRWFQVNVIHDANASTVKIYIDDQLKMVAPGRGEATHYFKCGVYAQRYSSYYMESRWKGIKVLKMSK; from the exons ATGGCACGCCTTCTTCTTTCGATTTCTCTGTGCCTAGGCCTCGTCCACCACGTCGCCTCTTCAGGGCCCGTCGATCCAACGAAAGGGTTCGCGTCTCTTCCATTGAATCAATCCAACTTCCATGTCCAACGACCCTACGACGTGCCTGAGGACGAGCGGTATTCCTTCCGACATGGAGTTCATAAGCTTTGGGTGTATTCCAGTGACGAGCCTCACACTCCCACAAGCCGAACAAAGCCTCGCACTGAGATTCGCATCAGC GGATATGATTATTCCTCCGGAGTGTGGCAATTTGAAGGATACGCGTACGTGCCACGTGGAACGTCCGGCGTGTGCATCATGCAAGTCTTCGGGGCGAGCCCGCATGCCACAACCGCAGCGCTCGTAGTCTACAATGGTTCATTGTCTTACTACACAAACACAGTCTTGCTGGAGAACGTTTACGACAGATGGTTCCAGGTGAATGTGATACATGACGCGAATGCCTCCACCGTGAAGATCTACATAGACGACCAGCTCAAGATGGTGGCTCCTGGTCGTGGTGAGGCCACACATTACTTCAAGTGCGGGGTTTATGCTCAACGTTATAGTTCCTACTATATGGAGTCGCGTTGGAAGGGAATCAAGGTTCTTAAGATGAGTAAATGA
- the LOC104418172 gene encoding citrate-binding protein, giving the protein MIILAILLGLSLAYLMPHQVDAQTQTDPTEGFKSLPLTQSNFAVQRPYDVPVDQRYSFKDGVHKLWVFDTDKPHSTTSETKPRTEIRIRGYDYSSGVWQFEGQGYVPGGTSGVCVMQVFGAVGQATTFVLRVYNGTLYYYGSQVLVENVYDKWFKLNVIHDADASNVKIYIDDQLRFSAPGHGSGASHYFKFGVYAMDDSSHRMESRWKDVKVLKKN; this is encoded by the exons ATGATAATCCTTGCAATTCTTTTGGGCTTGAGCCTAGCTTATTTGATGCCACACCAAGTTGATGCTCAGACGCAGACTGATCCCACAGAAGGGTTCAAATCGCTTCCGCTGACTCAATCCAACTTCGCCGTGCAAAGGCCGTACGACGTGCCGGTAGATCAGAGATACAGCTTCAAAGATGGAGTGCACAAGCTGTGGGTGTTCGACACCGACAAGCCTCACTCCACCACAAGCGAAACCAAGCCACGCACCGAAATCCGTATAAGG GGATATGACTATTCCTCCGGAGTGTGGCAATTCGAAGGGCAAGGATACGTGCCAGGCGGAACATCGGGTGTCTGCGTTATGCAAGTTTTTGGGGCCGTCGGTCAGGCCACGACTTTCGTACTCCGCGTCTACAACGGCACATTGTATTACTACGGAAGCCAAGTCTTGGTCGAGAATGTCTACGACAAATGGTTCAAGCTCAACGTGATACACGACGCCGACGCCTCCAATGTGAAGATCTACATCGATGATCAACTTAGGTTTTCAGCTCCGGGCCATGGTAGCGGGGCTTCGCACTACTTTAAGTTTGGGGTTTATGCAATGGATGATTCCTCTCACCGCATGGAGTCACGGTGGAAGGATGTTAAGGTTCTCAAGAAAAACTAA